The DNA segment ATCGTAAGCGAATTTGCAGGTGGTACTGTAGCCAATACACTGCATAACTACGCAATTCTATCTGAATCGCAGTCGCTACTGTTTGGTACTATGTGTGACCAAATTAAAATCGGCAGTTATGCGTACCAATATTTATGCAATACCAGTAGCAAGGTAAATCTTAATTACCTGCAACCTGTAAATGGCCCAATCGGTCGTTGCTTTACATTTATTTCTTCAGACGGTAATCGTAGTTTCGGTATCAATGCTGGCTTAATGAATAAATTAACCAAAGAGCATTTGCCTGTAGATCAACTGCAAAAAAGCTCTGGTTTACTTATTTCTGCTTATTTATTACGTTGTGCAGATGACGATCCAATCAAAGACGCTGCAATGTATATGGTTGAGCAAGCCAAATACCTTAATATTCCAATCATCCTTACACTGGGTACGCGTTTCATTATTGAAGGTAATGAAAAGTGGTGGCAGAATTTCATTAACGAATATGTGACCGTTATTGCAATGAACGAAGATGAAGGTGAAGCGTTAACAGGCTTTAGTGATCCTTTATTAGCGGCTGATGCGGCACTGGAATGGTGTGATCTTGTGCTTTGTACTGCAGGTGCAGAAGGTCTGTATATGGCTGGTTACACGGATGAGAAATTTAAACGCGAAACCAGTGGTCAATTATTGCCTGGTGCCATTGCTGAATTTAACCGCTATGAATATAGCCGTCCAATGCGCTTAATTGATACGACTGAACCCGTTAAGATGTATTCACATATTGCGCCGTACCTAGGCGGTCCTGTCGAAATCAAAAATACCAATGGCGCGGGCGATGGTGCATTATCGGCAATCTTACATGATATGTTAGCTAACTCTTATCACCGAGACATTGTGCCTAATTCTGATAAGCACACGGCGAACTTTCTGGCTTATTCATCGCTTTCACAGTTATGTAAATATGCAAACCGTGTCAGTTATGAAGTATTAGCACAACACTCTCCGCGTTTATTAAAAGGCTTGCCTGAACGTGAAGATTCATTAGATGAAGGCTACTGGTCTAGCTAATTACTAAGCAATCATTAATTCGAAAAATGGCGAACCGCTAAACGAATAATAAGTTAAGCTGTTCGCCATTTTTGTAACTGCATTATGTGCGTTTGGAGTAGTCGTAAATCATTAGTAATTAACCATTAATAGTTAGAGAAGATAGTGTTAAAGAACGCCGCTAAATACTGTGTTAGCGGTGATTTTTTCTTAGGTTGATTACTGTTGTCTTGTTCGATAGCGTTAGGGTTGTAACCACTTACCATCAGTACAAAAGGTACCCTGTGGTTTTTTTCAGTTTTTACAAAACCAACTAAATTGGATAAGCCTTTTAATGAGCCTGTTTTTGCAACAATCTTACCGATCAGCTTTTTAGTCAGTAAGCCGCGACGATATTGTAATGTGCCATCCAGACCAGATATTGGCATTGTATCTAATAATTGCAGTTCATCATCATGGCGAATAACATACACAAGCACGTTGAACATCGTTTGTGTTGAGACCAAATTGTGACGTGATAGTCCTGAACCATCGGCAATCACATTCGATGCTAATGATAAGCCTTCACCCGCCAAGATTTCACGCATGGCTTTAGCACCATTGCGGTAGTTACCTGGTTGCTGAAAGTATTCTGCTCCTATGGTTTTAAATAATATGTCTGCAATTAAGTTATCTGATTCTTTCATCATCTTGGTGATAATGTCTGCCAGCGGTGGTGATTGGTGGTTAACAATGACAGCGGTATTCACCGTTTGAAAACTTTCAACCACGTTACCGGTAAATTCAATGTTGGCCTGTGCTAATTCAGCATTAAGTAATGCGGTAAAATAAGTGACTGGATCGGATATCGCAAATGATAAGGGTAGGTTGCGTTTAGAGGGCGTAATACAACCAAATAAGGTGTAATTATTGTTTGGGTGACGTATGACCTCTAAATCACAAAACTGCGCTTGTTGCTGCGCTTTGCTAATGATATCGACTTGGCTAGTTAAAATGATGGGTTCATATTCTGGAATATAGATGGTGGCTTGTTTAAGATCGGCTGAGCGTTTTAAATTGCCTAATACACAATTATTGTTTATGACTAAAGCGGATGCTTGGGTGGCATAACAGATGGCTTGATCATTCCAAACTTGACCGTTGCCCCAATTATAACCATTAAAGCGACTTTGATTGAGCGTGATATCGCCACTAATCTTTGTGATGCCTCTTGCTTTCAAGCGCTTAAGCATGTTTCGTAGATCGTCTCTGCTAAAGGTTGGATCGCCGGTAAAGTTGAACTCCATCTCACTTACACTTTGTTTACTTATTTTGCCGTGCAAACTGGTATTAAAGATATACTCGTCGGTAAGATAAAGTTTTGCGGTTAATGCTGTTAGTAGCTTTTGTATTGAGGCGGGTGTAAATAACAGCTTGGCATTATGCTGGCTAGCAGTATTATTACTGACTGTTGCTGTCGAACTGAAAGGTTGCCCAACAATATAGGCCACATTTGTACCTGAAGGAAGCAGCTTTTCTAAAGACGCTATTTTATCGCTATTCGCACTGGCGCTCATGCTGATGAAGTAGAGAGTGATACAATATAGGTAAGTTCGTAACATATTATTTTTGCATATTTATCGTTATATGGATGATTATTCTATCTGAGATTGTAAAGTAATAGAATGAGTATAATTAATTGACACTAAAAATTTTTAATATGAACTGCTATGATAAGCAGATATTAGATTAGTTATCATTTTTAGCTATAAGTTCAAGGTTAAGTTGTGGTGAAAGCGAGTTTATGGATTGTTTATCTTATTGAAACGGATGCGGGTTTGTATTGTGGCATTACGACTGACATGGAGAGGCGTTATCAGCAACATTGTAAAGGAACCGGCGCAAAATTTTTCCGTCGTGCGAAACCGATACGTATTGCTTACACTGAAATTCACCCCGACCGAAGTCGAGCCAGTAAACGAGAGTACGCTATTAAACAACTACCGCGTAAACAAAAACTCGCGTTGGTTAATTCAGCGAGTATTTATTCACAACCTATTAAACGGCTTTTGTTATAATGTCTGGCACACCAGCCGTTTTCAGTGCTGAAGGATTACCATTGAGTGCTGCTGAGAAATGGATCGGTTTAATCTTAGCCGCTCTCTCGGCATCAAATACTGGGATCTGTGCCATCGCATGTTCAGTTAAGGCTAGGATCGTCAGTGACGGATTGACCCCTAAGTTACCGGCAATAATGGAACCGTCAAGTATACGTAGGTTTTTATAACCATAAGTCTGACCAGTATCATCAATCACAGCAGTCTCAGGATCTTTGCCCATTCTGGCACCGCCCATCATATGCGCTGTGATAGGGGTGCCAGCGATAACCTCTAAGGCGAGATTACCTGCATCACCACCAGAGTATTTAATGTAATGTTCAGCCACTTTATGCGCAATCGGGAAGTAGTTTCTGAGTTTTTCATCACCTTTATGTTGCACTGGTATCCAAGTCGGTTTGAACGGTGAGTACCAAGCACGTTTACTCTCGAGGTGGATATTGTTTTTTGCAGTTTGCATGACTAATAAAATGATGGTGTCTTTGGCTTTACCAACTGGGTTCATCATTTTTAGGGTTTTTATTGGTTGCTTGACAATGTTAAGCAGCATACTCACAGAGCGTGGAATGCCTGATTGTTTTGATGTGAGGGGGACAGACATACCCCCAGTGAATGCTGCATCGCTGCCTTTGGCATAACGCACTATTTCAACTTTAGTTTCATCATCAGGTGAAAAGATTGAAGTAATAGCTGTACCATTCCAAACTTCTTCTTTTTGCTCTTGCAAGGTTAAGCGATTATGTGAGACGGTTAATAATGTTTCTGAGTTTGTCAGTACATTTTGACCAAGGTTCGGGCTTAAGTTGGGTAATGTTTTGTCTACATCTCGCATTTTAAGCAATAACGGCATGGTGCCGAATACACCACCTGACACAACCACTCCTCGTGTCGTTAGGGTGTACTTTTTCTTATTAAACAGTCCCAGACCTTCAGTAATGTGGATGGTATAACCGGCGCTACCATCTTTGATGCCGTTCTCATCAGCAATAGGTTCAATCTTAGTTACATTTGATTCTGGGCGGATCTCTGCGCCATTACGTTCAGCAAAGTAAAGGTAGTTTTTATCAAGAGTATTTTTAGCATTATGACGGCAGCCTGACATACAGTTACCACAATAAGTGCAACTATTACGTTGTGGCCCATCACCATTAAAATAGGGGTCGCCACGATCTTCACCTAAGCGTTCTACATCGATATTTTGTGAAACTTTATCTTCACCTTTTGGATAGAGCAGGCCGCTATATACTGTTTTAAAGGTATCTTCACGTCCCATATCGGTTGCAACGTCTTTTAAGATAAGATCGGCAGGACCAAAGTAGCGGTTTTTTTGTACGCCAATCATGCGTTGTGCTAATGCGTAATAAGGGGATAGGCGTGAGTGCCAGTCGTCATGCATCCCTGTCCAAGATGGGTCTGCAAATATCTCTGCATCTGGAATAAGATGGGTATTGCCGTAAACGAGTGAACCACCGCCCACAGCACTACCGTGAACGAGGTTGATTTTACGAGTAACCGTGAATGTAAATGGGCCTGTTAATCCTAATTGTGGTAGCCACATAAAACGTTTTAGGTTCCAACTTGAGCGTGAAAACTCTTTGGTTCTAATACGCTTACCGCGCTCTAATATTAATACTCTAAATCCTTTTTCGGTTAAACGCAATGCGCTGGCTGAACCACCAAAACCAGAACCGATAATTATCTGGTCAAAATCAAAGTTAGTACTCGACATGTATTACCCCTACTGCTAATCAGTTAGTTTCACACCAAGACTGTGCCTCAAGCACTATATTTATTTTAGAATATCTTTGGTGCGCTCATTAGATTAATTAAGACTAATGACTGAAATATGTTATCAAGATGTAGTTATCATGGTATGTACCATACTGTAGGTACGTAGTTAAATAATACTAGTAAAATTACGAGGCGGTGATGTTTGGAGACGCTTTCCTTTATTAAATCGTGTTAGCGCTAACTAATCAGGGTATTAATGTGAGGGTTATCTCAAAAATAAAATATTGTTGGATATGTCTAATGAGGTAGCAAATGCAAATACATAAAAATATACCAGCTAATCATAAAGGGCAGGATTTTTTTGTGGGGGATATCCATGGTGAATATGATTTGTTATTAACAACATTAGCTCAGTGTCAGTTTAATTTTGAATGTGATCGCTTGTTTTCTGTTGGTGATATTGTTGATCGTGGCGTTGACTCCATTGCCTGCCTTGAATTATTGCATAAACCTTGGTTTTACGCCGTTCGTGGTAATCATGAAGAGATGTTGTTAGCGGATGAAGGCAGTGAATTGGCTCGTATACATCGTAATGCGGGTGGTGAATGGTTTTTTCAGTGTTCATCACAAGAACAATCTCGATTAAAGGCCTTGGTT comes from the Moritella yayanosii genome and includes:
- a CDS encoding inosine/guanosine kinase → MKFPGQRKSKHYFPVNAGNRFVKPANIANVDQPVLCGIDQTLVDIEAHVEDAFLTRFGLRKGESLMISDEIAEQIYTELKQSDLIVSEFAGGTVANTLHNYAILSESQSLLFGTMCDQIKIGSYAYQYLCNTSSKVNLNYLQPVNGPIGRCFTFISSDGNRSFGINAGLMNKLTKEHLPVDQLQKSSGLLISAYLLRCADDDPIKDAAMYMVEQAKYLNIPIILTLGTRFIIEGNEKWWQNFINEYVTVIAMNEDEGEALTGFSDPLLAADAALEWCDLVLCTAGAEGLYMAGYTDEKFKRETSGQLLPGAIAEFNRYEYSRPMRLIDTTEPVKMYSHIAPYLGGPVEIKNTNGAGDGALSAILHDMLANSYHRDIVPNSDKHTANFLAYSSLSQLCKYANRVSYEVLAQHSPRLLKGLPEREDSLDEGYWSS
- the dacB gene encoding D-alanyl-D-alanine carboxypeptidase/D-alanyl-D-alanine endopeptidase: MLRTYLYCITLYFISMSASANSDKIASLEKLLPSGTNVAYIVGQPFSSTATVSNNTASQHNAKLLFTPASIQKLLTALTAKLYLTDEYIFNTSLHGKISKQSVSEMEFNFTGDPTFSRDDLRNMLKRLKARGITKISGDITLNQSRFNGYNWGNGQVWNDQAICYATQASALVINNNCVLGNLKRSADLKQATIYIPEYEPIILTSQVDIISKAQQQAQFCDLEVIRHPNNNYTLFGCITPSKRNLPLSFAISDPVTYFTALLNAELAQANIEFTGNVVESFQTVNTAVIVNHQSPPLADIITKMMKESDNLIADILFKTIGAEYFQQPGNYRNGAKAMREILAGEGLSLASNVIADGSGLSRHNLVSTQTMFNVLVYVIRHDDELQLLDTMPISGLDGTLQYRRGLLTKKLIGKIVAKTGSLKGLSNLVGFVKTEKNHRVPFVLMVSGYNPNAIEQDNSNQPKKKSPLTQYLAAFFNTIFSNY
- a CDS encoding GIY-YIG nuclease family protein — translated: MVKASLWIVYLIETDAGLYCGITTDMERRYQQHCKGTGAKFFRRAKPIRIAYTEIHPDRSRASKREYAIKQLPRKQKLALVNSASIYSQPIKRLLL
- a CDS encoding GMC family oxidoreductase; this translates as MSSTNFDFDQIIIGSGFGGSASALRLTEKGFRVLILERGKRIRTKEFSRSSWNLKRFMWLPQLGLTGPFTFTVTRKINLVHGSAVGGGSLVYGNTHLIPDAEIFADPSWTGMHDDWHSRLSPYYALAQRMIGVQKNRYFGPADLILKDVATDMGREDTFKTVYSGLLYPKGEDKVSQNIDVERLGEDRGDPYFNGDGPQRNSCTYCGNCMSGCRHNAKNTLDKNYLYFAERNGAEIRPESNVTKIEPIADENGIKDGSAGYTIHITEGLGLFNKKKYTLTTRGVVVSGGVFGTMPLLLKMRDVDKTLPNLSPNLGQNVLTNSETLLTVSHNRLTLQEQKEEVWNGTAITSIFSPDDETKVEIVRYAKGSDAAFTGGMSVPLTSKQSGIPRSVSMLLNIVKQPIKTLKMMNPVGKAKDTIILLVMQTAKNNIHLESKRAWYSPFKPTWIPVQHKGDEKLRNYFPIAHKVAEHYIKYSGGDAGNLALEVIAGTPITAHMMGGARMGKDPETAVIDDTGQTYGYKNLRILDGSIIAGNLGVNPSLTILALTEHAMAQIPVFDAERAAKIKPIHFSAALNGNPSALKTAGVPDIITKAV
- a CDS encoding metallophosphoesterase produces the protein MQIHKNIPANHKGQDFFVGDIHGEYDLLLTTLAQCQFNFECDRLFSVGDIVDRGVDSIACLELLHKPWFYAVRGNHEEMLLADEGSELARIHRNAGGEWFFQCSSQEQSRLKALVEQYCPFAFTIESKFGDIGVCHASSPLYWSALQNAHVDNIELLKDCAWSTKQYQQVKKGEVFHINEITFVIHGHVNCARVTTNLNQLWIDTLMRTRRLTILSAQQAYMVIA